From a region of the Paenibacillus lutimineralis genome:
- the queD gene encoding 6-carboxytetrahydropterin synthase QueD — protein MTRSPGEFRIVDRLQKYGRDIQHEQLRYHQRRVLVSKEFTFDAAHHLHAYEGKCKNLHGHTYKVVFGISGIPNDIGITVDFGAIKTIWKEEIEGSLDHRYLNETLPLMNTTAENMVVWLFERMENALQSDAYCSSILGRRTEFVRLYETGTSYAEARREWMY, from the coding sequence ATGACCCGGTCCCCTGGAGAATTTCGCATTGTAGACCGCCTGCAAAAATATGGACGGGATATACAGCATGAACAGCTTAGATACCACCAACGCCGCGTGCTAGTGAGTAAAGAATTCACCTTTGATGCTGCTCATCATCTACATGCCTATGAGGGCAAATGCAAGAACCTGCATGGACATACCTATAAAGTAGTCTTTGGCATCAGCGGCATACCAAATGATATCGGCATTACTGTAGACTTCGGAGCAATCAAGACGATCTGGAAAGAAGAAATCGAGGGCTCCCTGGATCACCGATATTTAAATGAGACGCTGCCGTTAATGAATACCACGGCAGAGAATATGGTCGTCTGGTTGTTTGAACGGATGGAGAATGCTCTGCAATCCGATGCCTACTGTTCTTCCATTCTTGGAAGACGTACGGAATTCGTCCGTCTGTACGAGACAGGAACGAGCTATGCTGAAGCCAGACGGGAGTGGATGTATTGA
- the queE gene encoding 7-carboxy-7-deazaguanine synthase QueE: MSTVKKSLIPVLEIFGPTVQGEGMVIGQKTMFVRTAGCDYHCSWCDSAFTWDGSGKESIRLMTATEIWEELRQIGQDRFSHVTLSGGNPVLLPQLQSLIELLHQQGITPAIETQGSRWQDWLAEVEQVTLSPKPPSSGMNTDWSKLDEIVNKLRHRPASYSMSLKVVVFDDLDLNYATEVHQRYSDIQMYVQVGNPDVHRMDTRNHASNLLQRYEHLIDQVMSSSELNDVRVLPQLHALVWGNKRGV, translated from the coding sequence ATGAGCACGGTAAAGAAGTCCCTGATTCCTGTTCTGGAGATCTTTGGACCAACCGTTCAAGGTGAGGGCATGGTCATCGGTCAAAAGACGATGTTCGTGCGCACCGCCGGCTGTGACTACCATTGCAGTTGGTGCGACTCAGCCTTCACTTGGGACGGAAGCGGCAAGGAATCGATTCGGCTAATGACTGCGACGGAGATCTGGGAAGAGCTGCGGCAGATTGGGCAAGATCGATTCTCTCATGTCACACTTTCTGGAGGCAACCCGGTTCTACTTCCACAGCTGCAGTCTCTGATTGAATTGCTTCATCAACAGGGTATTACGCCAGCTATAGAAACCCAAGGCTCGCGCTGGCAAGATTGGCTGGCCGAGGTCGAACAAGTCACCCTCTCCCCAAAGCCGCCAAGCTCCGGAATGAATACGGACTGGTCGAAGCTGGACGAGATCGTGAATAAACTTCGCCATCGCCCTGCCTCCTATAGTATGAGTCTGAAGGTTGTCGTATTCGATGATCTTGATCTGAATTATGCCACAGAGGTGCATCAGCGTTATTCTGATATACAAATGTATGTACAAGTCGGCAATCCCGACGTACACCGCATGGATACCCGGAACCATGCCAGTAATTTGCTGCAGCGCTATGAGCATCTGATCGATCAGGTCATGAGCTCGTCAGAGCTCAATGACGTCAGGGTACTGCCGCAGTTGCATGCCTTAGTATGGGGCAACAAACGCGGAGTCTAA
- the queF gene encoding preQ(1) synthase, which yields MSGRQQEEMQDVTLLGNQAVNYPMTYTPEILESFDNKHPYRDYFVKFNCPEFTSLCPITGQPDFATIYISYIPDLKMVESKSLKLYLFSFRNHGDFHEDCVNIIMNDLIKLMEPKYIEVWGKFTPRGGISIDPYCNYGRPGTKYEAMADHRLMNHDMYPEKVDNR from the coding sequence ATGTCAGGAAGACAGCAGGAAGAAATGCAGGATGTTACCCTACTGGGTAATCAAGCCGTTAACTACCCCATGACCTATACACCAGAAATTTTGGAGAGCTTCGATAACAAGCATCCGTACCGCGATTATTTTGTAAAATTCAACTGTCCGGAATTCACGAGCCTCTGCCCTATTACTGGGCAGCCTGATTTCGCGACGATCTATATCAGCTACATTCCCGACCTGAAAATGGTTGAGAGCAAATCGCTCAAGTTATACCTGTTCAGCTTCCGTAACCATGGCGATTTTCATGAGGATTGCGTCAACATCATTATGAATGATCTGATTAAGCTGATGGAGCCCAAATACATTGAGGTATGGGGGAAATTTACTCCACGTGGCGGCATTTCCATCGACCCATACTGCAACTACGGTCGCCCAGGGACGAAATATGAAGCGATGGCTGATCACCGACTGATGAACCATGATATGTATCCGGAGAAAGTCGATAACCGGTAA
- a CDS encoding 2-hydroxyacid dehydrogenase: MLPQIYIARKIPVEVENYIAEHFRYKKWDRLEPIPREYLFEQLADCEGLLTSGTRIDQELLDHSPKLKVVSNISVGYNNFDLEVMRERKILGTNTPKVLDDTVADLILSLMLSVARRVPELDRYVRAGHWSSKDDENIFGVDVHHKTLGIIGMGNIGQAVAQRGKWGFGMNILYHNRHSKPDVEQALDAAYRSKEELLRESDFIVLMTPLTPETRHYIGEREFAMMKPSAVFINASRGATVDEAALINALRMKQIFGAGLDVFEQEPVDPKNPLLTMDNVVVLPHIGSATSQTRLEMGMLAARNLVDALYGRKPSQLVKELQDLYES, from the coding sequence ATGTTACCGCAAATTTATATTGCCAGAAAAATACCCGTCGAGGTAGAAAATTATATTGCTGAGCACTTCCGCTATAAAAAATGGGATCGCTTAGAACCTATTCCACGCGAGTACTTATTTGAGCAGTTGGCAGATTGTGAAGGATTATTAACCTCTGGAACGCGGATCGATCAAGAACTGCTAGACCACTCTCCAAAGTTAAAAGTAGTCAGTAATATTAGCGTCGGCTATAACAATTTTGATCTGGAAGTGATGCGGGAACGGAAGATCCTTGGAACGAACACGCCTAAAGTGCTTGATGATACGGTTGCTGACTTAATCCTCTCCCTGATGCTGTCTGTAGCACGCCGTGTCCCTGAACTAGACCGCTATGTTAGAGCGGGGCACTGGTCAAGCAAGGACGATGAGAATATATTTGGTGTGGATGTTCATCACAAAACATTAGGTATCATCGGCATGGGCAATATAGGGCAAGCGGTAGCCCAGCGGGGCAAATGGGGATTTGGTATGAACATTCTATATCATAACCGTCATTCTAAGCCTGACGTTGAACAAGCCTTAGACGCAGCATATCGTTCCAAAGAAGAACTACTGCGCGAGTCCGATTTTATCGTACTGATGACTCCGTTAACTCCAGAGACTAGACACTATATCGGTGAACGCGAATTCGCCATGATGAAGCCTTCCGCTGTATTTATCAATGCCTCCCGTGGAGCTACAGTGGATGAAGCGGCCTTGATCAATGCCCTTCGCATGAAGCAAATCTTCGGTGCTGGTCTAGACGTATTCGAGCAGGAGCCTGTCGATCCGAAGAACCCGCTGCTAACTATGGACAATGTTGTGGTCCTGCCGCATATCGGTTCAGCGACTTCGCAAACAAGGCTTGAGATGGGGATGCTTGCAGCGCGGAATTTAGTGGATGCCCTCTATGGCAGAAAGCCGTCCCAGTTAGTTAAAGAGCTGCAAGATCTATACGAATCATAA
- a CDS encoding MDR family MFS transporter, whose translation MAERKDKTKFILFGLLLGILMSAMDNTIVTTAMGTIVSELGGMDQFVWVTSAYMVAVMAGTPIFGKLSDMYGRKRFFIFGIVTFILGSVLCGIATSIVQLSIFRAIQGIGGGALMPIAFTIIYDIFPIEKRGKMTGLMGAVFGTSSIFGPLLGAFITDHLGWNWVFYINVPIGIIALGLIIVFYHESLTHEKQRIDWGGAFTLVGAVICLMFALELGGEKYAWNSVVIISLFVGFAVLFVAFLLVEVRAKEPVISFSMFKIPLYATSSLLALFYGSVFIIATVYIPIYVQGVYGGTATNSGIILMPMMLGSVFGSMMGGILTSKMSYRSVMMISVVFFLGGIFALSTLTGDSSRTLLTLYSILTGFGVGFSFSVLGMAAVHHFDARQRGAATSTNSFLRSLGMTLGITIFGIVQRNLLANNMAEAFEGMGQSGQSFGDTRDMLSPEKRALIPAPILEKITGALSSSIAHTFLWALIPTALSVIVIILMPKDRIKPRAVKAAEVSEQRV comes from the coding sequence ATCGCTGAGAGAAAGGACAAGACCAAGTTCATATTGTTCGGCTTGCTGCTCGGCATACTAATGTCAGCCATGGACAATACGATCGTAACAACGGCGATGGGAACGATCGTCTCCGAGCTAGGCGGGATGGATCAGTTCGTATGGGTCACCTCCGCATATATGGTAGCAGTTATGGCAGGGACGCCGATCTTCGGCAAGCTGTCCGATATGTACGGACGGAAACGGTTTTTTATCTTTGGTATCGTGACGTTTATTCTCGGTTCAGTGCTATGTGGAATTGCAACGAGTATCGTTCAACTTAGTATTTTCCGGGCGATTCAGGGGATTGGCGGCGGTGCGCTGATGCCGATTGCTTTTACGATTATTTACGATATCTTTCCGATTGAGAAGCGTGGTAAAATGACAGGCCTAATGGGGGCTGTATTCGGTACTTCGAGTATATTTGGTCCGCTGCTCGGTGCATTCATTACAGATCATCTAGGCTGGAACTGGGTTTTCTATATTAATGTACCTATCGGTATTATCGCTCTCGGCTTGATTATTGTGTTCTATCATGAATCGCTGACGCATGAGAAACAACGGATTGACTGGGGCGGAGCTTTTACGCTGGTCGGCGCTGTCATCTGCCTGATGTTTGCTCTTGAACTGGGTGGAGAGAAATATGCCTGGAATTCCGTTGTCATTATCAGCCTGTTTGTTGGATTCGCGGTATTGTTCGTTGCCTTCCTGCTAGTGGAGGTACGGGCTAAGGAGCCAGTCATTTCGTTCTCCATGTTCAAAATTCCATTGTATGCTACAAGCAGCTTGCTTGCTCTGTTCTATGGTAGTGTATTTATTATTGCAACGGTATATATTCCAATCTATGTGCAAGGGGTATACGGCGGAACGGCGACGAATTCAGGAATCATTCTGATGCCGATGATGCTGGGCTCTGTATTTGGCAGTATGATGGGTGGAATCTTAACCTCGAAAATGTCCTACCGCAGTGTAATGATGATCTCTGTGGTGTTCTTCTTAGGGGGGATATTTGCCCTGAGTACGTTAACTGGCGATTCATCCCGTACTCTGTTGACCTTGTACAGTATTTTGACCGGGTTCGGGGTAGGCTTCTCGTTCTCTGTACTTGGGATGGCTGCGGTACATCACTTTGATGCCCGCCAGCGCGGGGCAGCTACCTCAACGAACTCATTCCTGAGATCGCTTGGTATGACGCTCGGTATTACGATCTTCGGGATCGTTCAGCGTAATCTGCTGGCGAATAATATGGCTGAGGCATTTGAAGGAATGGGGCAATCCGGACAGAGCTTTGGAGATACGAGGGATATGTTAAGTCCTGAGAAAAGAGCTTTGATTCCAGCGCCTATTTTGGAAAAAATAACTGGAGCATTGTCTTCTTCGATCGCCCATACCTTCCTGTGGGCCTTGATTCCTACTGCATTGTCCGTTATTGTAATCATCCTTATGCCGAAGGATCGGATTAAACCGAGAGCGGTGAAAGCTGCTGAAGTTTCGGAACAGCGTGTGTAA
- a CDS encoding DUF3949 domain-containing protein produces the protein MENWIIWTIVGSCLGAYFIFMVVIQYQYIGELRKKKHKSSEEQSAYYEKMSFEEEQLHFSMQSFWPTAAVAALIHRIVRVFRKDGTPA, from the coding sequence ATGGAAAACTGGATTATCTGGACGATTGTCGGTAGTTGTCTTGGTGCTTATTTTATTTTCATGGTTGTCATTCAATACCAATACATTGGCGAACTTCGCAAGAAGAAGCATAAAAGCAGTGAAGAGCAAAGTGCTTATTATGAGAAAATGTCCTTCGAGGAGGAGCAGCTGCATTTTAGTATGCAGAGTTTCTGGCCTACCGCAGCAGTTGCCGCGCTCATCCACAGAATTGTACGGGTGTTCAGGAAGGACGGAACACCTGCTTAA
- a CDS encoding M24 family metallopeptidase, producing the protein MNVKWSGLEQNMKQSGIDTMLITDPKHVYYLTGFLSDPHERFLGAVLQTGHEPFMLVPALDEEAARAASDITDIITHQDTDNPYQILAAKVQGKIGTLGLEKENLSMARYEALLEALSFSASFDVGPWLRELRMHKSPEEVGKLRHAISLIEQVLQAALKQVKEGVSENELVAEVEYQIRKLGADGPSFDSMVLFGENAALPHGVPGKRQLRRGDLVMFDIGVYADGYASDITRTFAYGNITDEQTRIYNTVLAANEVAIAQIRPGVTFASIDKAARDLITEAGYGEYFLHRLGHGLGIDVHEFPSVHGLNELTLSAGNVFTVEPGIYVPGIAGVRIEDDVLVTESGVDVLTQFPKQLTFID; encoded by the coding sequence ATGAATGTTAAATGGTCCGGACTTGAACAAAATATGAAGCAATCCGGGATTGATACCATGCTTATTACTGATCCCAAACATGTATATTACTTAACGGGCTTTCTGAGCGACCCCCATGAGAGATTCCTGGGAGCCGTGTTACAGACTGGCCATGAGCCTTTCATGCTCGTCCCCGCCCTCGATGAAGAAGCCGCCCGGGCGGCGTCGGATATTACCGACATTATCACGCATCAAGATACCGATAATCCTTATCAAATATTAGCGGCAAAGGTACAAGGTAAGATCGGTACATTGGGTCTCGAGAAAGAAAACCTGTCCATGGCGCGCTATGAAGCGTTGCTAGAAGCCCTCTCCTTCTCGGCAAGCTTCGATGTAGGTCCTTGGCTTCGGGAGCTGCGGATGCATAAATCTCCTGAGGAAGTCGGCAAGCTGCGCCACGCCATTTCCCTGATCGAGCAAGTATTGCAGGCGGCGCTCAAGCAGGTGAAGGAAGGCGTGTCCGAGAATGAATTGGTAGCTGAGGTTGAATACCAGATTCGCAAGCTGGGAGCAGACGGTCCTTCCTTCGATTCGATGGTATTATTCGGTGAGAATGCCGCACTGCCACACGGAGTTCCAGGCAAAAGACAGCTGCGTCGTGGCGATCTGGTCATGTTCGATATCGGGGTCTACGCAGACGGCTACGCATCGGATATTACTCGTACCTTCGCCTATGGAAATATCACGGACGAACAGACCCGGATCTACAATACTGTACTTGCCGCTAATGAAGTGGCAATTGCCCAGATTCGTCCTGGCGTCACTTTCGCCTCGATCGATAAAGCTGCCCGAGATTTAATTACCGAGGCTGGTTACGGGGAGTATTTCCTGCATCGCCTTGGTCATGGGCTCGGCATCGATGTTCATGAATTCCCATCCGTTCATGGATTGAATGAACTTACGCTCTCAGCTGGCAATGTATTTACCGTCGAGCCAGGTATCTATGTTCCCGGTATCGCCGGCGTCCGGATTGAAGACGATGTGCTTGTTACCGAATCCGGCGTTGATGTGCTGACTCAATTTCCGAAGCAGCTCACTTTTATTGACTAA
- a CDS encoding queuosine precursor transporter, with product MFNFFWGLIYMLINLTFFLICYRWFGKKGLYAWIGVATVIANIQVVKTIDMFGIVMTLGNTMYVSLYLTSDLLNEKYGRQEAKKAVWFGFFTLIMTTILMQMVLVFQPQPGDLAQDSLKTIFGLMPRLALGSLTAYFISQFLDVRLYSWIRRFYPLRNQLWIRNNGSTMISSFVDTMIFCSIAFIGKYSFDVWLEILFTTYIIKFALTAVGTPFLYIARNFHPDGEPELDQVK from the coding sequence ATGTTTAACTTTTTCTGGGGCCTTATATATATGCTCATAAATCTCACCTTCTTCCTGATCTGTTATCGCTGGTTCGGCAAGAAGGGATTATATGCCTGGATCGGGGTTGCCACGGTCATCGCCAATATTCAAGTCGTTAAGACGATTGATATGTTCGGCATTGTGATGACACTTGGCAATACGATGTATGTAAGCCTATATTTGACGAGTGATTTGCTGAATGAGAAGTATGGGCGTCAAGAGGCCAAAAAGGCGGTATGGTTCGGGTTCTTCACGCTGATTATGACAACGATTCTTATGCAGATGGTTCTTGTGTTCCAGCCGCAGCCAGGTGATCTGGCGCAAGATTCGCTTAAGACGATCTTCGGGTTAATGCCAAGATTGGCGCTGGGTAGTTTGACCGCTTATTTCATCAGTCAGTTTCTCGATGTCCGCCTGTATTCTTGGATTCGCCGTTTCTATCCTTTGCGCAATCAGCTCTGGATTCGAAACAACGGAAGTACGATGATCAGTTCCTTTGTCGATACGATGATCTTCTGTTCGATTGCCTTCATTGGTAAATACAGCTTCGACGTATGGCTCGAAATCCTGTTCACTACGTATATTATAAAATTTGCACTAACTGCGGTGGGTACGCCTTTTCTGTACATTGCGCGTAACTTCCATCCAGACGGTGAGCCGGAACTCGATCAAGTGAAATAA
- a CDS encoding methyl-accepting chemotaxis protein produces MRKFKHSIGRKFMLTFAVITILSSILFSTSFYLIAMSIIDDNVLPQFDEVLHTSSRDIYKGLDNSQALQLIKGNENSRFAVESYLSKKVEEFHLHTAYILDVKEDKAIVIGINQDSIMKVGDELDIQEAMKMKDPGKLSVSDLYSDQYGVHKTAYIRLSGSTAVLAVGMDANFIKQKEDQILWTGIVIAAIVIVLALIAAYVNSRRIIKPIKKLATVTRQMAQGDLTQQITITGHDEIAELSASFQTMITELKEMITKVQNSSHGVIQGSDQIYQSVNTFQQLIEHSGNSMQKIEKGSTVIAGAAAENARAMEEISLGIQHIAGSSAEVTERIGEASDEADNGNELAKSATRQMQLVEQAAAALLTHISTLNERASSIIQVVDLITSITKQVHILALNAAIEAARAGEHGKGFSVVAEEIRLLAEQTKDATTKISENLLSIQEETVSSMQTMQRATNEIGSGTEQVNQAEQAFSHLTELISEINSSVQSVSAATEEISASTEEVTASVEESANITGKSLLSIEEISNNTSRQIEEMKNHVGAIEQLHHHALSLREAINKFKV; encoded by the coding sequence ATGCGAAAATTCAAACATTCCATTGGTCGCAAATTTATGCTGACTTTTGCGGTCATCACGATCCTGTCATCCATTTTATTCAGTACAAGCTTCTACCTTATTGCTATGAGCATTATTGACGACAATGTACTGCCTCAATTCGATGAGGTTCTGCATACAAGCTCCAGGGACATATACAAAGGACTTGATAATTCACAAGCCCTCCAGCTTATTAAAGGAAATGAAAATTCGCGCTTTGCTGTAGAGTCCTATCTCAGCAAGAAGGTTGAGGAATTCCATCTGCATACCGCCTATATTCTTGATGTCAAAGAAGATAAGGCAATCGTGATTGGAATTAATCAAGATTCGATCATGAAGGTTGGGGACGAGCTTGATATCCAGGAAGCGATGAAGATGAAAGATCCTGGCAAACTGAGCGTTAGCGACCTGTACAGTGATCAATATGGCGTGCACAAAACTGCATATATCCGCCTGTCTGGAAGCACAGCTGTTCTAGCTGTAGGTATGGACGCGAACTTTATCAAGCAGAAGGAAGATCAGATTTTATGGACCGGAATCGTAATCGCTGCCATTGTCATTGTCCTAGCTCTGATCGCAGCTTATGTGAACAGCAGACGGATCATCAAGCCGATTAAGAAATTGGCTACAGTAACTAGGCAAATGGCACAAGGAGATTTAACTCAACAGATTACCATTACGGGACATGATGAGATTGCTGAGCTCTCGGCCAGCTTCCAAACGATGATTACCGAGCTAAAAGAAATGATTACCAAGGTTCAAAATAGCTCCCATGGCGTGATCCAAGGCTCCGATCAGATTTATCAGTCTGTGAACACCTTCCAGCAGTTGATCGAGCATTCCGGCAACTCGATGCAGAAAATTGAGAAAGGCAGCACCGTAATCGCCGGAGCGGCCGCAGAGAATGCCCGAGCAATGGAAGAGATCTCACTAGGGATCCAGCATATCGCCGGTTCCTCCGCTGAAGTGACAGAACGCATTGGTGAAGCTTCAGATGAGGCTGACAACGGGAATGAGCTGGCCAAGTCGGCGACCCGTCAGATGCAACTTGTTGAGCAGGCCGCAGCAGCATTGCTCACGCATATTTCAACTTTGAACGAACGTGCTTCATCCATCATTCAGGTCGTAGACCTGATCACAAGTATTACGAAACAGGTTCATATTTTGGCTCTGAATGCGGCAATTGAAGCAGCACGGGCTGGAGAGCATGGCAAAGGCTTCTCCGTCGTCGCCGAAGAAATTCGCCTGCTTGCTGAACAGACGAAGGATGCCACAACGAAGATCAGCGAAAACTTGTTAAGCATTCAGGAAGAGACTGTAAGCTCAATGCAGACGATGCAGCGTGCCACTAATGAGATTGGTTCTGGTACGGAGCAAGTGAATCAGGCAGAGCAGGCGTTCAGCCATTTGACCGAGCTGATCTCGGAGATTAACTCCAGCGTTCAATCCGTCTCAGCGGCAACCGAGGAAATCTCGGCCAGCACGGAAGAAGTAACTGCCTCTGTTGAAGAATCGGCCAATATTACCGGAAAATCTCTTCTCAGCATCGAAGAAATCTCCAACAACACCAGCCGGCAAATCGAAGAAATGAAGAACCATGTCGGAGCCATTGAACAGCTCCATCATCATGCTCTTTCCTTGAGAGAGGCTATAAATAAATTCAAAGTTTAA
- a CDS encoding KamA family radical SAM protein, which produces MASPKYITNIDRVTQLSQMERDQLRPITDKFVFRANDYYLNLIDWDDPNDPIRKLVIPNTGELREYGRWDASDEDTNYVVPGCQHKYRTTALLIVSEVCGAYCRYCFRKRLFRNDVKEAMADVTPGIEYISRHSEINNVLLTGGDSLILATTKLRTILERLRSIDHVKIIRLGSKIPVFNPMRIYEDPDLLQLISEFSSAEKRIYVMAHINHPREITAEARKCFEALHKAGAIVVNQTPILKGINDDEKVLGELLDKLSWAGVTPYYFFINRPVAGNSDFVIPLQRAYELVEGAKARTSGLGKRVRLSMSHTSGKIEILAIENGMAYLKYHQSRDDEYGKFMMLECPEDAAWFDDLPGNESYWKRPEKKLAEVVSVNEL; this is translated from the coding sequence ATGGCAAGCCCGAAGTACATTACAAATATCGATAGGGTGACGCAGTTGTCTCAAATGGAACGGGATCAACTTCGTCCGATTACTGACAAATTCGTGTTCCGGGCGAATGATTATTATTTGAATCTGATTGACTGGGACGATCCTAATGACCCGATTCGTAAGCTGGTTATTCCGAATACCGGGGAATTGCGGGAATATGGGCGCTGGGATGCTTCTGACGAGGATACGAATTATGTCGTACCTGGCTGTCAGCATAAGTATCGGACAACGGCGCTTCTGATCGTCTCTGAGGTATGTGGTGCTTATTGCCGCTACTGCTTCCGTAAGCGGTTGTTCCGCAATGATGTGAAGGAAGCGATGGCCGATGTAACACCGGGGATTGAATATATCTCCAGACATTCTGAGATCAACAATGTGTTATTGACGGGCGGGGATAGTCTGATTCTCGCAACTACCAAGCTGCGCACTATCCTCGAACGGCTGCGGTCGATCGATCATGTGAAGATCATCCGACTTGGCTCGAAAATCCCTGTCTTTAATCCGATGCGGATCTATGAGGATCCTGATCTATTGCAGTTGATCTCTGAATTTTCCTCAGCGGAGAAGCGCATTTATGTGATGGCGCATATTAATCATCCGCGGGAGATTACGGCGGAAGCGCGCAAATGCTTCGAGGCACTACATAAGGCTGGAGCCATTGTCGTGAATCAGACGCCGATCCTGAAGGGGATCAATGATGACGAGAAGGTGCTTGGGGAACTGCTCGACAAATTGTCCTGGGCAGGTGTAACACCTTATTATTTCTTCATCAACCGTCCGGTCGCCGGCAATTCCGATTTTGTTATTCCGCTGCAGCGGGCATATGAACTGGTGGAAGGGGCTAAGGCCCGTACTTCCGGCTTAGGCAAGCGCGTTCGCTTATCAATGAGCCATACATCCGGTAAAATCGAAATATTAGCGATCGAGAACGGAATGGCGTATTTGAAGTATCATCAGTCCCGTGATGATGAGTATGGGAAGTTCATGATGCTTGAATGTCCAGAAGATGCAGCCTGGTTTGATGATCTTCCTGGCAATGAGTCGTATTGGAAGAGACCCGAGAAGAAATTGGCCGAGGTCGTCTCGGTGAATGAATTATAA